A window from Aliamphritea hakodatensis encodes these proteins:
- the creB gene encoding two-component system response regulator CreB, with amino-acid sequence MAEVKRILIVEDEVSIADNIGVALQLEGFQSEHCVLAGEALTRLQSESFELAIVDVGLPDMNGFELCKAIRRESDIPLIFLTARADEIDRILGLELGADDYVTKPFSPRELTTRVKAILRRARPASPSSPAEVNMPFTVDSRQASIQFRGQVLNLTRIEFLMLQTLAAHPGQVFSRGQLMHAAWEHPQVSLERSVDTHIKSLRAKLKQVDPDDDSIQTHRGLGYSLTVSG; translated from the coding sequence ATGGCTGAAGTGAAGCGGATTCTGATCGTGGAAGATGAAGTGTCTATTGCTGACAACATCGGTGTAGCCCTGCAGCTGGAAGGCTTTCAAAGCGAGCACTGTGTACTGGCGGGCGAGGCGCTGACGCGCCTGCAATCGGAGTCTTTTGAGCTGGCAATTGTGGATGTTGGCCTGCCGGATATGAATGGCTTTGAACTCTGTAAGGCGATTCGTCGTGAGTCAGATATACCGCTGATTTTTCTCACTGCCCGGGCCGATGAAATAGACCGTATTCTGGGGCTGGAGCTTGGCGCGGATGATTATGTCACCAAACCGTTCAGCCCCCGTGAGCTGACTACCCGGGTGAAAGCCATATTACGCCGGGCACGGCCTGCCAGCCCGTCTTCACCGGCGGAGGTGAACATGCCTTTTACGGTGGATAGCCGGCAGGCATCCATTCAGTTCCGGGGGCAGGTGCTGAACCTGACCCGCATTGAGTTTCTGATGCTGCAAACGCTGGCGGCGCATCCGGGGCAGGTGTTCAGCCGCGGGCAGCTGATGCATGCCGCCTGGGAACACCCTCAGGTGAGTCTGGAGCGTTCCGTGGATACCCATATTAAAAGCCTGCGGGCCAAGCTGAAGCAGGTTGATCCTGACGATGATTCTATCCAGACCCACCGCGGACTGGGCTACAGCCTGACGGTGTCGGGCTGA
- a CDS encoding GNAT family N-acetyltransferase — protein sequence MISSDLLTVRAVREADLPVFFEHLSDMQSLGEFLPVIMPSETQLRQDFAKDGLIGPDYQRYLMVAPDGEMLGYIWAFKSVPYFDATEIGYQIFSGARRGKGYASEALRLFRDYLFEASLVNRLELRIAVDNTGSLKVAEKLGFTREGVCREAAYSKGRLHDMCIYPQLRREWQAHQDG from the coding sequence ATGATTTCATCTGATCTTTTAACTGTCCGCGCTGTTCGGGAAGCTGATCTGCCGGTGTTTTTTGAACATCTGAGTGATATGCAAAGTCTGGGTGAGTTTTTACCGGTGATTATGCCTTCGGAAACTCAGCTGCGGCAGGACTTTGCCAAAGACGGTCTGATCGGCCCGGATTATCAGCGTTATCTGATGGTTGCCCCGGACGGTGAAATGCTGGGCTACATCTGGGCGTTTAAATCGGTCCCGTATTTTGACGCCACTGAAATTGGTTATCAAATTTTCAGCGGTGCCCGGCGGGGTAAGGGCTATGCCAGTGAAGCGCTGCGGCTGTTCCGGGATTATCTGTTTGAAGCCAGCCTGGTGAACCGGCTTGAACTGCGTATTGCTGTGGATAACACCGGCTCACTGAAAGTGGCTGAGAAACTGGGCTTCACCCGTGAAGGTGTCTGCCGGGAAGCCGCGTACTCGAAAGGCCGCCTGCACGACATGTGTATTTATCCGCAGCTGCGCCGCGAATGGCAGGCACATCAGGATGGCTGA
- the creD gene encoding cell envelope integrity protein CreD, which yields MTKRLAQKILALALLGILLWIPLLLEQDVIYERIGYRDQVIRDIATTFTGEQVVTGPMVIIPWSLSYQAKIWDDKTKSYQLTDKKRSGRYLLLPEQLNSEAVVSTSTRQRGIYEVPVYKTRLDMQGRFSNAGLLSHQKQLEEEYQGTLSWGKATLSVMVSDMRGIVDEPSVQWQQQSLNIQPGSQLASHTQGVHGAIPAFSASLTQSVDFSVAMQIRGMERLLLTPVGDYNRISMQSDWQHPSFTGRYLPESYTLTDNGFAADWSTSPFSADLQSVARECLTGNYCLFADYAVGADFIQPVDMYVQAERSIKYGLLFIGVTFIVFFLFEVLKQLQIHPVQYGMVGMALALFYMLLISLSEHISFGLAYLLATLACTGLLGIYLSAVLKSLLRGVSFAAGLSALYGLLFVIISSEDYALLMGSVLIFAILAISMIMTRKVDWYQVGGRSEKPVQAKEKPAG from the coding sequence ATGACTAAACGTTTGGCGCAGAAAATTCTTGCTCTGGCATTGCTGGGCATTCTTTTATGGATTCCGTTATTGCTTGAGCAGGACGTTATTTATGAACGTATCGGTTACCGGGATCAGGTGATCCGGGATATTGCGACGACCTTTACCGGTGAGCAGGTCGTCACCGGACCAATGGTTATCATTCCATGGTCGCTGAGTTATCAGGCGAAGATCTGGGATGATAAAACCAAAAGCTATCAGCTGACAGATAAAAAGCGCAGCGGCCGCTATCTGCTGTTACCGGAACAGCTGAACAGTGAGGCGGTGGTGAGCACCAGTACCCGTCAACGGGGCATCTACGAGGTGCCGGTGTATAAAACCCGGCTGGACATGCAGGGGCGCTTCAGCAATGCCGGCCTGCTCAGCCATCAGAAACAGCTGGAAGAGGAGTATCAGGGGACGCTGAGCTGGGGAAAAGCGACGTTATCGGTCATGGTGTCCGATATGCGGGGGATTGTGGATGAGCCTTCGGTTCAGTGGCAGCAACAGAGCCTGAATATCCAGCCGGGCAGCCAGCTGGCATCCCATACGCAGGGGGTTCACGGGGCGATTCCGGCATTTTCCGCCAGCCTGACCCAGAGCGTTGATTTCAGCGTGGCGATGCAGATCCGGGGCATGGAACGGCTGTTACTGACACCGGTGGGGGATTATAACCGCATCAGCATGCAGTCTGACTGGCAGCATCCGAGTTTTACCGGGCGCTACCTGCCGGAAAGTTATACCCTGACCGATAACGGCTTTGCGGCAGACTGGAGCACCTCACCGTTTTCTGCGGATTTACAGTCGGTTGCCAGAGAATGTCTGACGGGAAATTACTGCCTGTTTGCTGACTATGCGGTGGGCGCTGATTTCATTCAGCCGGTGGATATGTACGTGCAGGCGGAGCGTTCTATTAAATACGGGCTGTTGTTTATCGGCGTAACCTTCATCGTGTTCTTCCTGTTTGAGGTGCTTAAACAGCTGCAGATCCATCCGGTGCAATACGGCATGGTGGGCATGGCGCTGGCACTGTTTTACATGCTGCTGATCTCCCTGAGTGAACACATCAGCTTCGGGCTGGCCTATTTACTGGCGACGCTGGCCTGTACCGGGTTGTTAGGGATATACCTCAGCGCCGTGCTCAAGAGTTTGCTGCGGGGTGTCAGTTTTGCGGCAGGGCTGTCAGCGCTTTACGGGCTGCTGTTTGTGATTATTTCTTCCGAGGACTATGCCCTGCTGATGGGCTCGGTGCTGATCTTTGCGATACTGGCCATCAGTATGATTATGACCCGGAAAGTTGACTGGTATCAGGTCGGTGGCCGCAGCGAGAAACCTGTTCAGGCAAAAGAGAAACCTGCCGGATAA
- the creC gene encoding two-component system sensor histidine kinase CreC, producing MRKVIAGLGLNRFGVKLFLAYFAILGLGIYLLLNTLLGEIKPGLRQAMETALVDTANILAEYVAPATPQQPLQLEQLSEVLDSTLRRPINATIWSHKKTATVLRVYVTDAAGKVVFDSAGRDLGADYSRWNDVYLTLRGQYGARSTQENPGDEFSSVMYISAPVYARQDGAQPRQILGVLSVGKSNISVEPFWQLARDNIRSMGVWLLVLAAILGALLSTWLSLSIGKLVSYARRIGAGETAESPTLSDPDLAALAQAMDEMRTALDGKQYIESYTLSLTHEMKSPLTALQGAAELIPQVNDPQMQQKLAANIERESKRLRALVDQVLSLARLENRQQLEQPQTLKLDELIQQELDGLQWLAGQRQVGLAFSCHPQSSVFSVSGDPLLLAQAVRNLLENALDFSPADSLISVRLEAAHDGFILLEIADQGSGIPDYALEKIWQRFYSLPRPSTGQRSTGLGLSFVAQIAKLHSAELSLTNRPEGGVLARLRFPAG from the coding sequence ATGAGAAAGGTAATTGCCGGTCTGGGGCTGAACCGCTTTGGGGTAAAGCTGTTTCTGGCGTACTTTGCCATTCTCGGGCTGGGTATTTACCTGTTGCTGAATACCTTACTTGGGGAAATTAAACCGGGCCTGCGGCAGGCAATGGAAACCGCGCTGGTGGACACCGCGAATATTCTGGCGGAATACGTGGCCCCGGCAACGCCGCAGCAGCCGCTGCAGCTGGAGCAGCTGTCTGAGGTACTGGACAGCACATTGCGCCGGCCGATCAATGCCACGATATGGTCCCATAAAAAAACCGCCACCGTGCTGCGGGTTTACGTGACGGATGCCGCCGGTAAGGTAGTGTTTGATTCCGCCGGCCGGGATCTCGGGGCTGATTACAGCCGCTGGAATGATGTCTATCTGACCCTCAGAGGCCAGTACGGTGCCCGCAGTACCCAGGAGAATCCCGGTGATGAATTCAGCTCAGTGATGTACATCAGTGCGCCGGTGTATGCCCGGCAGGACGGTGCCCAACCCCGGCAGATACTGGGGGTCCTGTCGGTGGGTAAATCCAATATCAGTGTTGAACCTTTCTGGCAGCTGGCCCGGGACAATATCCGTTCAATGGGTGTCTGGTTGCTGGTGCTGGCGGCGATACTGGGAGCACTGTTGTCCACCTGGCTGAGCCTGAGTATCGGTAAACTGGTCAGCTATGCCCGCCGCATCGGTGCCGGTGAAACGGCAGAGTCGCCAACGCTCAGTGATCCGGATCTGGCGGCACTGGCGCAGGCGATGGATGAAATGCGCACCGCGCTGGACGGTAAGCAATACATCGAGAGTTATACCCTGAGCCTGACCCATGAGATGAAGAGCCCGCTGACTGCGTTGCAGGGGGCGGCAGAACTGATACCGCAGGTGAATGACCCGCAGATGCAGCAGAAACTGGCGGCCAATATTGAACGTGAGAGTAAGCGCTTACGGGCGCTGGTGGATCAGGTTTTATCACTGGCCCGGCTGGAAAACCGTCAGCAGCTTGAGCAGCCACAGACACTGAAACTGGATGAACTGATACAGCAGGAGCTGGACGGGTTACAGTGGCTGGCCGGGCAGCGACAGGTCGGGCTGGCGTTTAGCTGCCATCCGCAAAGTTCTGTGTTCAGCGTGTCCGGTGACCCCTTGCTGCTGGCGCAGGCGGTGCGCAATCTGCTGGAAAATGCGCTGGATTTCAGCCCCGCAGACAGCCTGATCTCAGTACGGCTTGAAGCGGCTCACGACGGTTTTATCCTCCTTGAAATTGCCGATCAGGGCAGCGGTATTCCGGATTATGCACTGGAGAAAATATGGCAGCGTTTCTATTCCCTGCCAAGGCCATCCACCGGGCAGCGCAGCACGGGGCTGGGGCTGAGTTTTGTCGCTCAGATTGCCAAGCTGCATTCAGCCGAACTGAGCCTCACTAACCGGCCGGAAGGTGGCGTGCTGGCCCGGCTCAGGTTCCCCGCAGGGTAA
- a CDS encoding di-heme oxidoreductase family protein: protein MSDSQSFAGYRGNKPVNVVLTGFSVLLASAFSVSVAASAPANSAQMPPDFSQPQAGEHLPGGSASTRKKASRDLFMQPSGNMAFNKKLDFKLGNGIFRKLWVSSPSSTTASDGLGPLYNARSCMGCHVRDGRGHTPTGNWPDDNAISMLMRLSIPPQNEAQQAQLSSGYMGVIPEPTYGGQLQDFAVTGINAEGRIHTTYTPVTVTLNGGEQVELRKPEYRVTDLSAGPLHPDTMLSVRIAPPMIGLGLLEAISEADILSWSDPEDSDSNGISGRPNMAWNLVENKPTLGRYGWKAGNPTLDQQNNGAFNNDIGISTPMMPAAYGDCTEAQQICRELPDGNTPAQDNAEASQQMIDWLLFYTRNLAVPVRPDAAKPEVLAGKQAFFDSGCADCHRPNYRTTARADMPEQSEQLIWPYSDLLLHDMGDALADNRPEFAATGREWRTPPLWGIGRTKTVSEEAHYLHDGRARTLLEAVLWHGGEAEAAKQKVIAMAKPQRDNLITFLESL, encoded by the coding sequence ATGTCTGATTCTCAATCCTTTGCAGGCTATCGCGGAAATAAACCGGTCAATGTTGTATTGACCGGTTTTTCTGTTTTATTAGCCTCTGCATTCTCAGTATCAGTGGCGGCCTCTGCACCTGCAAACAGTGCCCAGATGCCACCTGACTTTAGCCAGCCACAGGCCGGTGAACACTTGCCCGGCGGCAGTGCTTCCACCCGCAAAAAAGCCAGCCGTGATCTGTTCATGCAGCCTTCGGGCAATATGGCTTTTAACAAGAAACTCGATTTCAAACTGGGCAACGGCATCTTCCGCAAACTGTGGGTATCTTCTCCGTCATCCACTACCGCCAGCGACGGCCTGGGCCCGCTCTACAACGCCCGTTCATGCATGGGCTGCCACGTTCGTGACGGCCGTGGACACACGCCTACCGGCAACTGGCCGGATGATAACGCCATTTCCATGCTGATGCGCCTGAGCATTCCACCTCAGAATGAAGCCCAGCAAGCCCAGCTCAGCAGCGGTTATATGGGAGTGATTCCTGAGCCCACTTACGGCGGCCAGTTACAGGATTTCGCCGTCACCGGCATTAATGCCGAAGGCCGTATCCATACCACGTATACACCTGTGACCGTTACCCTGAACGGCGGTGAACAGGTTGAGTTGCGCAAGCCTGAGTACCGGGTCACCGACCTGAGTGCAGGCCCTCTGCATCCGGATACCATGCTCTCCGTCCGTATCGCCCCGCCAATGATTGGTCTGGGTCTGCTGGAAGCCATCAGTGAAGCAGACATTCTCAGTTGGTCGGACCCTGAAGACAGCGACAGTAACGGCATTTCCGGCCGGCCAAACATGGCCTGGAACCTGGTTGAAAACAAACCAACCCTGGGCCGCTACGGCTGGAAAGCCGGTAACCCGACGCTGGATCAGCAAAATAACGGCGCCTTTAATAACGACATCGGCATCTCAACACCTATGATGCCCGCCGCCTATGGCGACTGTACTGAAGCCCAGCAGATTTGCCGCGAACTGCCCGATGGTAACACCCCGGCTCAGGATAACGCCGAAGCTTCACAGCAAATGATCGACTGGCTACTGTTCTATACCCGTAATCTGGCCGTACCGGTTCGCCCGGATGCCGCTAAACCTGAAGTACTGGCCGGCAAGCAGGCATTTTTCGACAGCGGCTGTGCCGACTGTCACCGGCCAAATTACCGGACCACCGCCCGGGCAGATATGCCGGAGCAGTCGGAGCAGCTGATCTGGCCATACAGTGACCTGTTGCTGCATGACATGGGCGACGCTTTAGCCGATAATCGCCCGGAATTCGCTGCCACCGGCCGTGAATGGCGCACGCCGCCACTGTGGGGCATTGGCCGTACCAAAACCGTCAGCGAAGAGGCTCACTACCTGCATGACGGACGGGCCCGCACGCTGCTTGAAGCCGTCCTATGGCACGGCGGTGAAGCAGAAGCAGCCAAACAGAAGGTTATCGCGATGGCGAAACCGCAAAGGGACAATCTGATCACATTTCTGGAGTCACTATGA
- a CDS encoding DUF1513 domain-containing protein — MTAINRRQFCQLLAAGTILPSLSMSSVLAATGKTPLFASAAKAGEDDYRLYVVATDGSLLLDHKLPTRAHHVEAHPHRPVLACTARRPDTFIEIVDYQQGRLIRRIESGEGRHFFGHSVFTPDGEFLISSENNIADGQGRIVIRRASGLFTKVADMPSGGIGPHEIKLLPANSQTLMIANGGILTHPDQGRKKLNLDTMQPSLAALNLRSGQIEEQQFLPGEYHQLSIRHIDTNQHNETIIALQYQGKEDNPPLVAIHRPGQPLKLLTAPEPVDIAMKRYCGSARFDRSGQYAAISSPRGNLITFWDLHNDRYHSMINSPDGCGLAATANPGEFIITTGRGICQQHNLLNGSTQRISLAQRLAWDNHMVTL; from the coding sequence GTGACGGCGATTAACCGCAGACAGTTCTGTCAGTTGCTGGCGGCAGGTACCATCCTGCCGTCGCTCAGCATGTCTTCCGTACTGGCAGCGACCGGTAAAACCCCGCTGTTCGCCTCGGCAGCCAAAGCCGGTGAAGACGATTACCGGCTCTATGTGGTAGCCACCGACGGCAGCCTGCTGCTGGACCATAAGCTGCCCACCCGGGCCCACCACGTTGAAGCCCATCCGCACCGGCCGGTCCTTGCCTGCACGGCCCGGCGCCCGGATACTTTCATAGAAATTGTGGACTATCAGCAGGGACGGCTGATCCGGCGAATTGAATCCGGTGAAGGCCGGCATTTCTTCGGCCACTCGGTCTTTACCCCAGACGGTGAATTCCTGATCAGCAGCGAAAACAACATTGCCGACGGACAGGGGCGGATTGTTATCCGCCGGGCATCCGGCCTGTTCACCAAGGTTGCTGATATGCCATCCGGGGGAATAGGCCCCCATGAAATCAAGCTGCTGCCGGCCAACAGCCAGACCCTCATGATCGCTAACGGTGGCATTCTGACCCATCCGGATCAGGGCCGTAAAAAGCTCAATCTCGACACCATGCAACCGTCACTGGCGGCGCTGAATCTGCGCAGCGGACAGATTGAAGAACAGCAGTTTTTGCCCGGGGAATACCATCAGCTGAGTATCCGCCATATCGATACCAATCAGCATAATGAAACCATCATTGCACTGCAGTATCAGGGCAAAGAAGATAACCCGCCACTGGTGGCCATTCACCGCCCCGGCCAGCCCCTGAAACTGCTGACTGCCCCGGAACCGGTAGATATTGCCATGAAACGTTATTGTGGCAGCGCCCGGTTTGACCGCAGCGGTCAATATGCGGCGATCTCTTCTCCGCGGGGAAATCTGATCACCTTCTGGGACTTGCATAACGACCGCTACCACTCGATGATAAACAGTCCGGATGGCTGTGGTCTGGCCGCAACCGCTAACCCCGGGGAATTTATCATTACCACCGGACGGGGCATCTGTCAGCAGCACAACCTGCTAAACGGGTCCACTCAGCGGATTTCTCTGGCACAGCGGCTGGCCTGGGACAACCATATGGTCACCCTGTAA
- a CDS encoding imelysin family protein, with amino-acid sequence MKKLFAPAALTVAMLAAGGQAFAKDVSAQAVLDNYANIAQAKYEDSLNTAMDLQSSLEKLLANPSDATLKAAREAWIAARVPYQQSEVYRFGNAIVDDWEGKVNAWPLDEGLIDYVDASSYGEESDENPAYAANVIANAKLNVGGVEIDATEITPALIAEQLQEVDGVEANVASGYHAIEFLLWGQDLNGNEKGAGNRPATDFDVNNCTGGNCDRRRDYLQAATTLMISDLKEMVANWEADGAARKDLMAKGEKGGLSTMLTGMGSLAYGELAGERTKLGLMLHDPEEEHDCFSDNTHWSHFYDAKGIMNVYEGSYTRVNGQVVSGPSLSDLVAAKAPELDKEMQMKLKKTQDAMQVMADRGEAGETFDVLIGAGNTAGNQIVQDAVDGLVDETKTIEKIIGALDLDGIELEGSDSLDNPSLVSN; translated from the coding sequence ATGAAAAAGCTTTTCGCACCGGCCGCTCTGACGGTTGCAATGCTGGCTGCTGGTGGCCAGGCATTTGCTAAAGACGTATCTGCCCAGGCAGTTCTGGATAACTATGCAAACATTGCTCAGGCAAAGTATGAAGATTCTCTGAATACTGCAATGGACCTGCAGAGCAGCCTCGAAAAGCTGTTGGCTAACCCTTCTGATGCCACTCTGAAAGCTGCCCGTGAAGCCTGGATCGCTGCACGTGTACCTTACCAGCAGTCTGAAGTTTACCGTTTCGGCAACGCCATCGTTGATGACTGGGAAGGTAAAGTAAACGCATGGCCGCTGGATGAAGGCCTGATTGATTATGTTGACGCTTCAAGCTACGGCGAAGAGTCTGACGAAAACCCGGCTTACGCAGCGAACGTAATCGCTAACGCTAAGCTGAATGTTGGCGGCGTTGAAATCGACGCAACTGAAATTACACCGGCCCTGATTGCAGAACAGCTGCAGGAAGTAGACGGTGTTGAAGCCAACGTTGCTAGCGGCTACCACGCAATCGAATTCCTGCTGTGGGGCCAGGACCTGAACGGCAACGAAAAAGGTGCCGGTAACCGTCCAGCTACTGATTTTGATGTAAACAACTGCACCGGTGGTAACTGCGACCGTCGTCGTGACTACCTGCAGGCTGCAACCACTCTGATGATCTCTGATCTGAAAGAAATGGTCGCGAACTGGGAAGCCGATGGAGCTGCCCGTAAGGATCTGATGGCTAAGGGTGAAAAAGGCGGTCTGTCTACCATGCTGACCGGCATGGGTTCCCTGGCATACGGCGAACTGGCAGGTGAGCGCACCAAGCTGGGTCTGATGCTGCACGATCCGGAAGAAGAGCATGATTGCTTCTCTGATAACACTCACTGGTCTCACTTCTATGACGCGAAAGGCATCATGAACGTATACGAAGGGTCTTACACCCGCGTAAACGGTCAGGTGGTTTCCGGTCCTAGCCTGTCTGACCTGGTTGCTGCCAAGGCACCTGAGCTGGACAAAGAGATGCAGATGAAACTGAAGAAAACTCAGGATGCGATGCAGGTCATGGCTGACCGCGGTGAAGCCGGTGAAACCTTCGACGTACTGATCGGCGCAGGCAACACTGCTGGTAACCAGATCGTACAGGACGCTGTTGATGGCCTGGTTGATGAAACCAAGACCATTGAAAAGATCATCGGCGCACTGGATCTGGACGGAATCGAACTGGAAGGTTCGGACAGCCTGGACAACCCGTCTCTCGTATCAAACTAA
- a CDS encoding M48 family metallopeptidase encodes MRYLKIITLSTLALMLSGCDNEGEFNLASAIASGVTVYQAATLEEQDVIQAAQLSAAELDKNNRVAPASSPYSKRLQRIVKGLEVVDGQPMNYRVYLSPAVNAFAMADGTIRVHSGLLDAMPDDQVLAVIGHEIGHVRLQHSYQRMRKQLLTNAVFQAADSAGGDIASLSNSQLGELAYQAISAQFSQADELAADSYAQQILLQLEQDPQAMARSIATLQSKYGRGGGFLSSHPSNPDRLENLQKVIN; translated from the coding sequence ATGCGGTATCTGAAGATCATTACACTGAGCACGCTGGCTTTGATGCTCAGCGGTTGCGATAACGAAGGCGAGTTTAATCTGGCCAGCGCCATCGCCAGCGGCGTGACGGTGTATCAGGCAGCGACGCTGGAAGAACAGGACGTCATCCAGGCTGCACAGCTGAGTGCCGCTGAACTGGATAAAAACAACCGTGTCGCCCCGGCCAGCAGCCCCTACAGCAAACGGTTACAGCGCATTGTTAAGGGACTGGAAGTCGTCGACGGCCAGCCCATGAATTACCGGGTATATCTCAGCCCGGCGGTAAACGCCTTTGCCATGGCTGACGGTACCATCCGGGTTCACTCCGGCCTGCTGGATGCTATGCCGGATGATCAGGTACTGGCGGTTATCGGCCACGAAATCGGCCACGTCCGGCTACAGCACAGTTACCAGAGAATGCGTAAACAGCTACTGACGAATGCCGTGTTTCAGGCCGCAGATTCCGCCGGTGGTGATATCGCCTCACTGAGTAACTCACAACTGGGCGAGCTGGCCTATCAGGCCATTAGTGCACAGTTCTCTCAGGCGGATGAACTGGCGGCAGACAGCTACGCGCAGCAAATCCTGCTGCAACTGGAACAGGACCCTCAGGCGATGGCCCGTTCAATCGCCACCCTGCAGAGTAAATACGGCCGTGGCGGCGGCTTTCTCAGCAGCCATCCATCAAACCCTGATCGTTTAGAAAATCTGCAGAAAGTCATTAACTAA
- a CDS encoding imelysin family protein — MIKRAITLSLLCGGLLSQVQAATAPSDAQWRSLNQTIVAQHVLPRYQNFADATAQMAASSEALCQNATAENLSAAQQSYHQAMDAWQGIQHVRFGPIENLMRSFSVQYWPDKKNLTGKHINGLLNKREETSLTPEFFRNASIAVKGLPAVERLLFDKAGLPAFTDNSYQCRLNASISQYLADLGKHTATEWQDYATSFNSPGDGISYYDSDVEASTDLMKALVEPVEVIRDLKILRPLGTAAKDINGKVKPRRSESWRSSRSLRNIEVNVATLHDLYSGQGDDSFRALLSAAGHQDLADSIEANFISVEKELQTIPAPMFSSLEQPAAQQQFRDLSANMKRLQYALSDAVQLLDLQLGFNSRDGD, encoded by the coding sequence ATGATCAAACGCGCGATTACACTTTCACTGTTATGCGGCGGCCTGCTCAGCCAGGTACAGGCAGCCACTGCACCCAGCGATGCCCAGTGGCGCAGCCTGAATCAGACCATAGTGGCTCAGCACGTACTGCCCCGCTATCAGAACTTTGCTGACGCCACGGCACAAATGGCAGCCAGCAGCGAAGCCCTGTGCCAGAATGCCACTGCCGAAAACCTCAGCGCAGCTCAGCAAAGCTATCATCAGGCGATGGATGCCTGGCAGGGCATTCAGCATGTCCGCTTCGGCCCCATTGAAAACCTGATGCGCAGCTTCAGCGTGCAATACTGGCCAGATAAGAAAAACCTCACCGGCAAGCACATTAACGGCCTGCTGAATAAGCGGGAAGAAACCAGCCTGACCCCGGAGTTCTTCCGTAACGCCAGCATCGCTGTAAAAGGTCTGCCGGCAGTGGAACGCCTGCTGTTTGATAAAGCCGGCCTGCCCGCCTTTACAGACAACAGCTACCAGTGCCGTCTGAATGCTTCCATCAGTCAGTATCTGGCGGATCTGGGCAAGCATACCGCAACAGAATGGCAGGATTATGCCACCAGCTTTAATTCACCGGGGGACGGCATCAGCTATTACGATAGCGATGTTGAAGCCAGCACCGATCTGATGAAAGCACTGGTGGAACCGGTAGAAGTGATCCGTGATCTGAAAATTCTGCGGCCGCTGGGCACCGCCGCAAAAGACATCAACGGCAAGGTAAAACCCCGCCGCAGCGAGTCCTGGCGCAGCAGTCGCTCCCTGCGTAACATCGAAGTGAACGTCGCCACCCTGCATGACCTGTACTCCGGTCAGGGGGACGACAGCTTCAGAGCCCTGCTCAGCGCGGCCGGCCATCAGGATCTGGCAGACAGCATTGAAGCAAACTTCATTTCGGTTGAAAAAGAGCTGCAAACCATTCCGGCCCCAATGTTCAGCAGCCTTGAACAGCCGGCAGCCCAGCAGCAATTCCGCGACCTGTCTGCCAACATGAAAAGGCTCCAGTATGCACTCAGCGATGCTGTTCAGTTACTGGACCTGCAACTAGGATTCAACAGCCGTGACGGCGATTAA
- a CDS encoding gamma carbonic anhydrase family protein — protein MNVRTFQGMTPKLGERVFVDPSAVVLGDVELGDDVSVWPLTVIRGDMHRIRVGDRTSVQDGSVLHITHASDYNPGGYPLLIGSDVTIGHQAMLHGCTIGDRVLIGMGAMVMDGAVVEDEVIIGAGSLVPPGKTLQSGYLYVGRPVKQVRALTEKEISFFTYTAGNYVKLKDQHREEAYGE, from the coding sequence ATGAATGTACGCACTTTCCAAGGTATGACGCCAAAATTAGGGGAACGGGTATTCGTTGATCCCAGTGCGGTTGTGCTGGGGGATGTTGAACTGGGGGATGATGTATCCGTCTGGCCTCTGACGGTCATTCGCGGTGATATGCACCGGATCAGGGTTGGCGACCGCACCAGCGTGCAGGACGGTTCCGTCCTGCATATTACCCACGCCAGTGATTACAACCCGGGCGGTTATCCGCTGCTGATCGGCTCTGACGTCACCATCGGGCATCAGGCCATGCTGCATGGCTGTACCATCGGTGACAGGGTGCTGATCGGCATGGGGGCAATGGTGATGGACGGCGCCGTGGTGGAAGATGAAGTGATCATCGGGGCCGGCAGCCTGGTGCCGCCGGGCAAAACACTGCAAAGCGGCTATCTGTATGTGGGCCGGCCGGTGAAACAGGTACGGGCGCTGACAGAAAAAGAAATCAGCTTTTTTACCTATACCGCCGGAAATTATGTGAAGCTTAAAGATCAGCACCGTGAAGAAGCATACGGTGAATAA